The Candidatus Methylomirabilota bacterium genome includes the window CTCAGGCATCGTGTTCATTCTGGGCGCCGAGTTCACTGAGGCGCTTAGATCGCGGAAGGACCGCGGGTAGGAGGCCGCGGCCGAAGGTTTTTTGCGTTGCGGTTGGCGTGCCGGGGCCGTGGGCCTGTGGTAGGTTGTGGCGGCCATGACTGACCCGCCCGTCCAAGCGCTCGAGGGCGTGCGCGTCCTCGAGCTGGCTCACCTGATCGCCGGCCCGACCTGCGGCATGTACCTCGCGGACATGGGCGCTGACGTCATCAAGGTCGAGTCGCGCGAGTCACCTGATGCCTCCAGGACAGTGTACGGGATCGCGCGGGCGGGTGAAGGCATCCTGCATCTCACGGTGAACCGCAACAAGCGCGCCCTCTGTCTCGACCTGGGGACGCCCCTGGGGCGCGAGGCCTTCTACCGGGTAGTCAAGACGGCGGACGTCGTCCTCGAGGGCTACCGCAACGGGGTGGCGGAGAAGCTCGGCATCGACTACGCCACGCTCCGGCCGATGAACCCGCGGCTCATCTATTGCTCCGTGTCTGCCTTCGGGCCCGAGGGGCCGTGGCGCAGCAAGCCGGGTCTCGACGCGCTGGCCCAGGCGGTCGGCGGGCTCATGGCGGTGACGGGCGAGGCGGACGGCGGCCCGGCGCTCGTCGGGGCTCCGGTGGTGGACACGATCGGAGGCCTGCTGGCGGTGCAGGGCATCCTCACGGCGTTGATCGCCCGGGGGCGAACGGGCGAGGGACAGCGGGTGGACGTCTCGCTGCTCGACGGGGTCCTGCTCTCGCACTTAGCAAGGCTGTCGGTCTTCCACGAAACGGGGGTGGCGATTCCCCGCTACGGCAGCGGACATCCGAACCTCGTACCGTACCAGGCCTTCCGCGCGCGCGACGGGTGGATCTTCCTGGCGGTCTGGAAGGACGCCACGTGGCGGCCCTTCTGCGATGTGGCCGGCCGGCCCGCGCTCGCCGACGACCCGCGCTTCGCGACACGCGCGGACCGGCTCGCGAACCGCAAGGAGCTGACGGCGCTGCTCGAGATCGCCATCGCCGAGCGAACGATCGAGGAGTGGATGGCGGCGCTCGAGCCTATCGACGTGCTCTGCGCGCCGATCAACGACTACGCTCAGCTGGTGCGGCACCCGGCGGTGCGGGCGACCCGAATGATCGTCGAGCAGGAGCACCCGCGGGCCGGGCGCTTCACGACCATGGCCCCGGCGGTCAAGCTCGAGAAGACCCCGGGCACGATACGGACGGGGGCGCCGGCCCTGGGCGAACACTCGCGCGAGATCCTAGGAGAAGCGGGCCTGGCGCCGGCCGAGCTGGACGCGCTGGCCGCCCAGGGCATCATCTGACACGTTCCCCCAAGGCATCATTGACACGTTCCCCCAAGACATTATCTAAGACGTTCCCAAGGAGGAGAGAGCTCAGATGGCGATGACTCCGATGCTCAGGGACAAGGTCGCGGTGGTG containing:
- a CDS encoding CoA transferase, giving the protein MTDPPVQALEGVRVLELAHLIAGPTCGMYLADMGADVIKVESRESPDASRTVYGIARAGEGILHLTVNRNKRALCLDLGTPLGREAFYRVVKTADVVLEGYRNGVAEKLGIDYATLRPMNPRLIYCSVSAFGPEGPWRSKPGLDALAQAVGGLMAVTGEADGGPALVGAPVVDTIGGLLAVQGILTALIARGRTGEGQRVDVSLLDGVLLSHLARLSVFHETGVAIPRYGSGHPNLVPYQAFRARDGWIFLAVWKDATWRPFCDVAGRPALADDPRFATRADRLANRKELTALLEIAIAERTIEEWMAALEPIDVLCAPINDYAQLVRHPAVRATRMIVEQEHPRAGRFTTMAPAVKLEKTPGTIRTGAPALGEHSREILGEAGLAPAELDALAAQGII